In Anaerolineales bacterium, the following are encoded in one genomic region:
- a CDS encoding RHS repeat-associated core domain-containing protein, whose protein sequence is MWRLPQNAAGLVSSQSLPSFGSPSQFTVHSYDLLGRLTSTTQPGSISTQTIYAGLTTSMIDPNGHRVSRTSDGLGRMIAVQEFSGTHPSTALYATTLYNYDIYDRLTQVRDAQNNVTAISYDWLGRKTSMNDPDMGLWNYAYDALGNLLEQEDARGQVLSFAYDDLGRLLSKTDENTSQTLATYSYGSSAGTIGFRVGMTDQSGSTSWTYSDYGRTVTETRSISGVSGSFAFTTVSDWLGRIASLTYPDSEVVSYSYDALGRVNGMAGTETGSLATLAYNALSQITQMSLGNGVLVTNTYSGSTNRLLNRAASNGSQDLIDFSYEYDLAGNITAMQDTVLNENFSYEYDHLDRLLEANAFTEPEDYIYRQRWDYDQLGNILSAGNYIVPEPTLEPTLTPTATETLDPEATPTETETPTETPEVTPTETETPTETPEPTETETPTETPEVTPTETPEVTPTLELTPTPPAMPFSGSYGYDANGNMTTRIEYGIEWTQTFNAENRLAGLDNGDDEWVLIYDGNGHRVKQVNPDGTITLYLGGGAYEVRDANGSPEIIKYYGLADQRLAMRDDEGTKYLLTDHLGSLVALTDAVGDLLGEQRYTPYGLPRFEEGIAQTDFGYTGQRRLDGTGLMDYNARCYNPALGRFIQPDLVVSRLSNPQTLNRLSYVLNRPLTMVDPSGYVSKTPCLDGIICGKPLTVQQNLWVSYGIKLSGNWSSIDLYAINKAVRDVAAKVAQTTGSKNSSLAFRQAFDTDASTPLVINKVSSYTYMGDEYTGGCVTRSSSLVDCAAMSLVAQRRVNNYIHELGHVFNNIYGKVPENSLPQRYVDSRASILLPNPFGGRLWQQNTSETKSETFADMFIAWTYSSWGTGELEERVEDLTASEWMATNMSQWLKIGETK, encoded by the coding sequence ATGTGGCGCCTACCGCAGAATGCCGCCGGGCTGGTGAGCAGCCAGAGCTTGCCCAGCTTTGGCAGTCCCAGCCAATTCACAGTCCACAGTTATGACCTGCTCGGCCGGCTGACCTCCACCACCCAGCCAGGCAGCATCAGCACCCAGACGATCTATGCGGGTTTGACCACCAGCATGATTGATCCCAACGGACACCGGGTCTCGCGCACCAGCGACGGTCTGGGCCGCATGATCGCCGTACAGGAATTCTCCGGGACACACCCCAGTACAGCTCTCTACGCCACGACCCTCTATAACTATGACATCTACGACCGCCTGACCCAGGTGCGCGATGCGCAGAACAACGTCACCGCCATCAGTTACGACTGGCTGGGCCGCAAGACCAGCATGAACGACCCAGACATGGGCCTGTGGAACTATGCCTATGACGCGCTGGGCAACCTGCTGGAGCAGGAAGATGCGCGCGGCCAGGTGTTGAGTTTTGCCTATGACGACCTGGGCCGCCTGCTGAGCAAGACCGACGAGAACACCAGCCAGACCCTGGCGACCTACAGCTATGGCAGCAGCGCCGGCACGATCGGCTTTCGGGTCGGCATGACGGACCAAAGCGGCAGCACCAGCTGGACTTACAGCGACTATGGCCGCACTGTGACCGAGACGCGCAGCATCAGCGGGGTCAGCGGCAGCTTTGCTTTCACCACCGTCAGCGACTGGCTGGGGCGCATTGCCAGCCTGACATACCCGGACAGCGAAGTGGTTTCGTATTCTTACGATGCCCTGGGCCGTGTCAACGGCATGGCTGGCACAGAGACAGGCAGTTTAGCGACTCTCGCCTACAACGCCCTGAGCCAGATCACGCAAATGAGCCTGGGCAATGGCGTATTGGTGACCAACACCTATTCCGGCAGCACCAACCGCTTGCTGAACCGGGCGGCCAGCAATGGCTCCCAGGACTTGATCGACTTCAGTTATGAGTACGATCTGGCCGGCAACATCACCGCCATGCAAGACACAGTTCTCAATGAGAACTTCAGCTACGAATATGATCATTTAGACCGCTTGCTGGAAGCCAACGCTTTCACAGAGCCGGAAGACTACATCTACCGCCAGCGCTGGGACTATGACCAGCTCGGCAACATCCTCAGCGCAGGCAACTACATCGTGCCGGAGCCTACTCTGGAACCGACGCTGACGCCTACTGCGACGGAGACGCTTGACCCCGAAGCCACGCCGACTGAGACGGAGACGCCGACTGAGACACCGGAGGTGACACCTACCGAAACCGAGACCCCCACGGAAACGCCAGAACCTACGGAAACGGAAACCCCGACCGAGACCCCGGAGGTCACACCGACCGAGACGCCAGAGGTGACACCTACTTTAGAGCTGACGCCCACGCCGCCAGCCATGCCCTTCTCCGGCAGTTACGGCTATGATGCCAACGGCAACATGACCACTCGCATTGAATATGGTATCGAATGGACGCAGACCTTCAATGCCGAGAACCGCCTGGCAGGCCTGGACAATGGCGACGATGAGTGGGTGCTTATCTATGACGGCAATGGCCATCGTGTCAAGCAGGTCAACCCGGACGGCACAATTACCTTGTATCTGGGCGGTGGCGCCTATGAAGTGCGTGACGCCAATGGCTCGCCTGAAATCATAAAATATTACGGCCTGGCTGACCAACGCCTGGCCATGCGGGATGACGAAGGCACCAAATACCTGCTGACCGACCATTTGGGCTCGCTGGTGGCTTTAACAGATGCTGTTGGTGACTTGCTGGGTGAGCAGCGCTACACACCCTATGGCCTGCCGCGCTTTGAAGAAGGCATCGCACAGACCGACTTTGGCTACACCGGGCAGCGACGGCTCGACGGTACGGGCTTGATGGACTATAACGCCAGATGCTATAACCCGGCGTTGGGGCGATTTATACAGCCTGATCTCGTTGTTTCGCGATTAAGCAATCCTCAGACGCTCAATAGGCTATCATATGTCCTCAATCGGCCTCTAACTATGGTAGACCCTAGCGGTTATGTTTCCAAAACTCCATGTTTGGATGGAATTATTTGCGGTAAACCGTTAACGGTGCAACAAAATTTGTGGGTAAGCTATGGCATTAAACTTTCAGGCAATTGGTCTAGCATAGATCTTTATGCAATAAATAAGGCCGTCCGTGATGTTGCAGCTAAAGTTGCTCAGACTACTGGTTCGAAAAATTCCTCACTAGCATTTAGGCAAGCATTTGACACTGATGCGAGTACCCCATTAGTGATCAACAAGGTTTCCTCATATACATATATGGGAGATGAATACACAGGCGGTTGCGTAACTCGAAGCAGCAGCTTAGTGGACTGTGCCGCTATGTCGCTTGTGGCTCAAAGGCGTGTGAACAATTATATCCACGAGCTTGGGCATGTATTTAATAACATTTACGGCAAAGTACCTGAGAATTCCCTTCCGCAGAGATATGTTGATAGCCGAGCGAGTATTCTCCTTCCAAATCCGTTTGGTGGCAGGCTTTGGCAGCAGAATACAAGTGAGACAAAATCTGAAACTTTTGCGGATATGTTCATTGCTTGGACCTATAGTTCTTGGGGAACGGGTGAACTGGAAGAAAGAGTGGAAGATTTGACAGCAAGCGAGTGGATGGCGACAAATATGTCTCAGTGGCTGAAAATAGGAGAGACTAAATGA